One region of Triticum aestivum cultivar Chinese Spring chromosome 6B, IWGSC CS RefSeq v2.1, whole genome shotgun sequence genomic DNA includes:
- the LOC123134654 gene encoding WAT1-related protein At1g44800: MGMGWKVLSDVKPYLAMVLLQVGFAGMYIIAVASLKAGMSHFVLVVYRNLVATAVMAPFALYFERGRRPKMTTTIFLKIMGLTILEPVIDQNLYFLGAKLTSAGFATALLNTLPAVTFVLALILRMEKVRLRSLHSQAKIAGTVLTVTGAVLMILYHGPAMHFPWTKGQHHATAGGQGAVGSAAAARDWLKGTMMLIGSCMVWSCFFILQSSTLRSYPAELSVTALICGMGSLMSGAVALVAERANTQAWVIGFDNRLLTVVYAGIVCSGVAYYLQGVVSRQRGPVFVTAFNPLCMIITAVMGSIILKEEITLGSVTGAVIIVVGLYFLIWGKIKDDISQVSDVSVKVASELPLTSVTNGHGKQHEPGNGKGHHVLDVETRAEKHG, encoded by the exons ATGGGTATGGGGTGGAAAGTTCTGAGCGATGTGAAGCCATACCTGGCGATGGTGCTGCTGCAGGTGGGGTTCGCCGGGATGTACATCATCGCCGTGGCGTCCCTCAAGGCCGGGATGAGCCACTTCGTCCTCGTCGTCTACCGTAACCTCGTCGCCACCGCCGTCATGGCGCCCTTCGCCCTCTACTTCGAGAG GGGACGGAGGCCAAAGATGACAACCACCATCTTCCTCAAGATCATGGGGCTCACAATCCTCGA GCCCGTGATCGACCAGAACCTCTACTTCTTGGGAGCGAAGCTGACCTCGGCGGGATTCGCAACGGCGCTCCTCAACACCCTCCCGGCCGTCACCTTCGTGCTGGCCCTCATCCTGCGCATGGAAAAGGTGCGGCTGCGCAGCCTGCACAGCCAGGCCAAGATCGCCGGCACGGTCCTCACGGTGACCGGCGCCGTGCTGATGATCCTTTACCACGGACCCGCCATGCACTTCCCGTGGACCAAGGGACAGCACCACGCCACTGCCGGTGGCCAGGGCGCCGttggctccgccgccgccgcgcgggaCTGGCTGAAAGGAACCATGATGCTCATCGGCTCCTGCATGGTCTGGTCGTGCTTCTTCATTCTCCAGTCCAGCACGCTGCGGAGCTACCCGGCGGAGCTCTCCGTCACTGCGCTCATCTGCGGCATGGGCTCGCTGATGAGCGGCGCCGTCGCCCTCGTCGCTGAGCGCGCCAACACCCAGGCCTGGGTTATCGGCTTCGATAACCGCCTCTTGACCGTGGTCTACGCCGGCATAGTGTGCTCCGGCGTGGCGTACTACTTGCAGGGCGTCGTGTCGAGGCAAAGGGGCCCGGTGTTCGTGACGGCCTTCAACCCGCTCTGCATGATCATTACCGCCGTCATGGGCTCCATTATTCTCAAGGAGGAGATCACTCTCGGAAG TGTGACTGGTGCAGTGATCATCGTGGTAGGCCTCTACTTTCTCATTTGGGGCAAGATCAAGGACGACATCAGCCAAGTATCCGACGTGAGCGTCAAGGTCGCCAGCGAGCTGCCCTTAACCTCGGTGACCAACGGCCACGGCAAGCAGCACGAGCCCGGCAACGGCAAAGGCCACCATGTCTTGGACGTGGAGACGCGGGCAGAGAAGCATGGTTAG